A stretch of the Proteus sp. ZN5 genome encodes the following:
- a CDS encoding choline transporter: MTTLNSTKKPQKDKLNSVVFFASATLILAFSFFTILMTETANTWIVATLGWVSKTFGWYYLLAATLYIVFVIFVATSRFGNIKLGPEQSKPEFSVLSWSAMLFAAGIGIDLMFFSVAEPITQYMLPPTGEGETIEAARQSMVWTLFHYGLTGWSMYALIGIALGYFSYRYNLPLTIRSALYPIFGNRIYGPIGHTVDIAAVLGTIFGIATTLGIGVVQLNYGLKVLFDLPQGLGVQGGLILLSVIMAVISATSGVNKGIRILSELNVLLALGLILFILFAGDTEFLLNALVLNVGDYTNRFLGMTLNSFAFDRPTDWMNSWTLFFWAWWVAWSPFVGLFLARISRGRTIRQFVIGTLIIPFVFTLLWLSIFGNSALYEVIHGNKALAQTVLEAPEKGFYSLLELYPGFGLTASVATITGLLFYVTSADSGSLVLGNFTSQLSHVNNDAPNWLRIFWSIAIGLLTLGMLMADGISALQNTTIIMGLPFSFVIFFIMAGLYKSLKVEDFRRVSSLNTNAPAPLYGNTTMNWKQRLGRVMNFPGTTYTQRMLDLTCMPAMQDVAKELLLRGAKVEFNYYPIEDNERLHHLELVVDLDQEQNFIYQIWPQKYSVPAFTYRARRGKSDYYRLETYLWEGTQGNDLMDYTKEQVITDILDQYEKHLNFIHLSREAPGATLTFPESN, encoded by the coding sequence ATGACAACTCTTAACAGCACAAAAAAACCACAGAAAGACAAGCTAAATTCTGTCGTTTTTTTCGCTTCAGCAACGCTGATTTTAGCGTTTTCTTTTTTCACTATTTTGATGACAGAAACAGCAAATACATGGATTGTGGCAACACTGGGATGGGTATCAAAAACCTTTGGTTGGTACTATCTATTGGCAGCAACGTTATACATTGTTTTTGTTATTTTTGTTGCCACATCTCGTTTTGGAAATATCAAATTAGGGCCTGAACAATCGAAACCTGAATTTAGTGTTTTAAGTTGGTCTGCGATGTTATTTGCAGCCGGTATTGGGATTGATTTGATGTTTTTCTCTGTAGCAGAGCCGATTACACAATATATGTTACCGCCAACCGGCGAAGGTGAAACAATAGAAGCAGCCCGTCAGTCGATGGTGTGGACTTTATTCCACTATGGCCTGACGGGCTGGTCTATGTATGCACTTATTGGTATCGCTTTGGGCTATTTTAGCTATCGCTACAATTTGCCATTAACCATACGCTCTGCACTTTATCCTATCTTTGGAAATCGTATTTATGGTCCAATTGGCCATACGGTTGATATTGCCGCGGTATTAGGCACCATTTTTGGTATTGCAACAACGTTAGGTATTGGCGTAGTACAACTTAATTATGGTCTAAAAGTTCTTTTTGATTTGCCCCAAGGATTGGGCGTTCAAGGCGGATTAATTCTATTATCTGTCATTATGGCCGTTATTTCGGCAACATCGGGCGTTAACAAAGGGATCAGGATTTTATCTGAACTGAATGTACTGCTCGCATTGGGGCTGATTTTATTTATCTTATTTGCGGGTGATACTGAGTTTTTATTAAATGCACTGGTATTAAATGTCGGTGACTACACTAATCGCTTTTTAGGTATGACATTAAATAGTTTTGCATTTGATAGGCCAACCGATTGGATGAATAGCTGGACACTGTTTTTCTGGGCTTGGTGGGTTGCATGGTCACCTTTTGTTGGACTCTTTTTAGCTCGTATCTCAAGAGGACGAACAATTCGACAATTCGTCATAGGCACCTTAATTATTCCCTTTGTTTTTACACTGTTATGGTTATCCATTTTTGGTAATAGCGCTTTATATGAAGTGATCCATGGCAATAAAGCACTCGCACAAACAGTATTAGAAGCCCCCGAAAAAGGATTTTATTCATTATTAGAACTCTATCCAGGTTTTGGTTTAACGGCTTCTGTTGCCACAATTACGGGATTATTATTTTATGTCACTTCTGCTGACTCTGGATCATTAGTATTAGGTAATTTCACCTCTCAATTAAGCCATGTTAATAACGATGCTCCAAATTGGCTTCGCATTTTCTGGTCTATTGCTATTGGTTTATTAACGTTAGGTATGTTAATGGCAGATGGTATTTCTGCCTTACAAAACACCACCATAATAATGGGATTACCCTTTAGTTTTGTTATTTTCTTTATTATGGCCGGACTTTATAAATCATTAAAAGTCGAAGATTTTAGGCGTGTTAGTTCGCTAAATACCAATGCGCCAGCACCACTTTATGGTAATACTACGATGAATTGGAAACAGCGTTTAGGGCGGGTTATGAATTTCCCAGGAACGACCTATACACAACGCATGTTAGATTTAACCTGTATGCCGGCAATGCAAGATGTGGCTAAAGAGCTTTTATTACGTGGAGCAAAAGTTGAATTCAATTATTATCCAATTGAAGATAATGAACGTTTACATCATTTAGAGCTTGTGGTCGATCTTGACCAAGAGCAAAATTTTATTTATCAAATTTGGCCACAAAAATATTCAGTGCCCGCATTTACCTATCGTGCTCGTCGAGGTAAATCAGATTATTACCGTTTAGAGACTTATTTATGGGAAGGTACTCAAGGAAATGACTTAATGGATTACACTAAAGAGCAGGTAATTACTGATATTTTAGACCAATATGAAAAACATCTAAATTTTATTCATCTTAGTCGTGAAGCACCAGGGGCAACATTAACGTTCCCTGAATCAAATTAA
- the betI gene encoding transcriptional regulator BetI, which produces MPKIGMQSIRKQQLIQATLAVINEVGMQEASIALIARKAGVSNGIISHYFRDKNGLLEAAMRHIQYQLGFAVAIRLRMLSDATPKLRIQAIVEGNFDTTQTSEAAMKTWLVFWASSMHQPNLNRLQKVNDRRLYSNLSYEFGRVLTKDQARLAAKGLAALIDGLWLRSALSNAPFSLEEAKTITNEYIDMQLTNRSQIKT; this is translated from the coding sequence ATGCCGAAGATAGGAATGCAGTCGATACGTAAACAGCAATTAATCCAAGCAACGTTAGCAGTGATTAATGAGGTTGGAATGCAAGAGGCGAGCATCGCATTGATAGCTCGAAAAGCTGGTGTTTCTAACGGCATTATTAGTCACTACTTTCGTGATAAAAATGGATTGTTGGAAGCTGCTATGCGCCATATCCAGTATCAATTGGGTTTTGCGGTGGCGATACGTTTAAGAATGTTAAGTGATGCAACACCTAAGCTACGTATCCAAGCCATTGTTGAGGGTAACTTTGATACAACTCAAACCAGTGAAGCCGCAATGAAGACATGGCTAGTATTTTGGGCGAGTAGTATGCATCAGCCTAATTTAAATCGTCTACAAAAGGTCAATGATAGAAGGCTTTATTCCAATTTAAGTTACGAGTTTGGGCGCGTTCTTACTAAAGATCAAGCTCGTTTGGCTGCAAAAGGTTTAGCCGCACTAATAGATGGTTTATGGCTACGAAGTGCATTAAGTAATGCACCATTTTCTCTTGAAGAAGCCAAAACTATTACTAATGAATATATCGATATGCAATTGACAAATCGGAGTCAAATAAAGACTTAA